In Prochlorococcus marinus str. MIT 1214, one DNA window encodes the following:
- a CDS encoding peptidylprolyl isomerase, producing MILITGCSSLKENENIDICSSTRFPCLKSNEYVLLITNKGNIKLELYGELAPITVGNFIDLVEKGVYNKTIFNRVIKQPYPFLIRGGDNSLIENKNNLQDTKTGKIRYIPLEIKLKTNNLPTYGKEIDASSQINNIELKHKRSYLSMARSKSVNSASLQFYILLKSLPELDGRFSVFGKVISGMNIVDLIEEEDFIIEAKRIDS from the coding sequence TTGATATTAATAACTGGATGTTCTTCTTTAAAGGAAAATGAAAATATAGATATATGTTCTTCTACAAGATTTCCATGTTTAAAATCAAATGAATATGTCTTACTTATTACTAATAAAGGGAATATAAAACTAGAGCTCTATGGGGAATTGGCTCCAATAACTGTTGGTAACTTTATAGATCTTGTTGAAAAAGGTGTATATAATAAAACAATTTTTAATAGGGTTATAAAACAACCCTACCCCTTTTTAATTAGAGGTGGAGACAATAGTTTAATAGAAAATAAAAATAACTTACAAGATACTAAAACAGGAAAAATAAGATACATTCCCTTAGAAATAAAACTAAAAACGAATAACTTACCAACATATGGAAAAGAAATTGATGCGTCTAGTCAAATAAATAATATCGAACTTAAGCACAAAAGATCATATTTATCTATGGCAAGATCAAAATCAGTAAATTCAGCAAGTTTGCAGTTTTATATATTGCTAAAATCTTTGCCAGAACTTGACGGAAGGTTTTCTGTTTTTGGAAAAGTGATTAGTGGGATGAATATAGTTGATTTGATCGAAGAAGAAGATTTTATTATTGAGGCAAAAAGAATCGATTCTTGA
- a CDS encoding photosystem I assembly protein Ycf4 — protein sequence MSSESNLSQSEKELSGLVLEQKIKGSRKVSNYLVASMLSIGGVGFLLASFSSYFGRDFLPLGTPSTLIFVPQGLVMGLYGVAAFLLALYFWRLISIDYGSGVNRFDKNKGVLSLSRRGFLKNIEIEIPIDEIKAVKLEVREGFNPLRRVSLRIKGRKDLPISRVGSPKPLLDLENEGAEIARFLEVNLEGM from the coding sequence ATGTCATCTGAATCAAATTTAAGCCAATCAGAAAAAGAGTTATCCGGTTTGGTTTTAGAACAAAAAATTAAAGGATCGCGTAAGGTTTCGAACTATTTAGTTGCATCGATGCTAAGTATTGGTGGTGTTGGATTTTTGTTAGCTTCATTCTCTAGTTACTTTGGAAGAGACTTTTTACCACTAGGGACCCCCTCTACCTTGATTTTTGTTCCTCAAGGCTTAGTTATGGGGTTGTATGGTGTAGCGGCTTTCTTGCTAGCTCTTTATTTTTGGCGGCTTATAAGCATCGATTATGGTTCTGGTGTTAATAGATTTGATAAAAATAAAGGAGTTTTATCTTTATCTAGGAGAGGGTTTTTAAAGAATATAGAAATAGAAATCCCGATAGATGAGATTAAAGCTGTGAAATTAGAGGTAAGAGAGGGTTTTAATCCACTAAGAAGAGTATCTTTGAGAATTAAAGGTAGAAAGGATTTGCCAATATCTAGAGTTGGATCTCCTAAACCATTATTGGATTTGGAGAACGAAGGTGCTGAAATTGCTAGATTTTTAGAGGTTAACCTTGAAGGAATGTAA
- a CDS encoding nucleoside triphosphate pyrophosphatase → MFVLASASKARQKLLDQIALRHKVIVSDFDETQLQELDPILKVKLLAKGKADSVLKKLIAKNHALNTYQALLGCDSLFEFKGGIFEKPMNKEQLISRWQRMSGQFGFLHTGHYLISLDNSKSDMKSILQNNSCEGVVSTKIEFMNLSNLEINKYASTSEPYNCAGGFAIEGNGGLFIKKIDGCFSNVIGLSLPWLKNNLEKLGLSRLLLDR, encoded by the coding sequence ATGTTTGTGCTTGCCTCTGCATCTAAAGCACGTCAAAAATTACTTGATCAAATAGCTTTGAGACACAAAGTTATTGTAAGTGATTTTGATGAGACACAGCTTCAGGAATTAGATCCAATTTTGAAGGTCAAATTATTAGCTAAGGGTAAAGCTGATAGTGTATTAAAAAAGTTGATAGCAAAAAATCATGCCTTAAATACTTATCAAGCTTTATTAGGTTGTGATTCTTTGTTTGAGTTTAAGGGGGGGATTTTCGAAAAACCAATGAATAAAGAGCAATTGATATCTAGATGGCAAAGGATGTCTGGTCAATTTGGTTTTTTACATACTGGTCACTATTTGATTTCATTGGATAATTCCAAATCTGATATGAAAAGTATTTTACAAAATAATAGTTGTGAAGGAGTTGTGAGCACAAAAATTGAATTTATGAATTTATCCAATTTGGAGATTAATAAATATGCTTCAACTTCAGAACCATACAATTGTGCAGGAGGCTTTGCGATTGAAGGAAATGGAGGACTTTTTATTAAAAAAATAGATGGATGTTTTAGTAATGTTATTGGTCTTAGCTTACCTTGGTTAAAAAATAATTTAGAAAAATTGGGTTTATCTCGCTTGCTTTTAGATAGATAA
- a CDS encoding Re/Si-specific NAD(P)(+) transhydrogenase subunit alpha: MVSFLIPCESALGETRVSATPETVKKFLDLGCKVFFEKGAGDSAGFLDNYYVKAGAELVEKENNEVKKLVDIVLCVQPPEEEFLSHLKFGSFLVGLLDPYGNKKLAEILKSQKISAISLELLPRISRAQSSDALSSQANIAGYKSVLLAASALDRYFPMLMTAAGTIQPSKVVVLGAGVAGLQAIATAKRLGAVVYVSDIREAVKEQVESLGARFIELPKTDETPSESGGYAKQVSDEFLIAQRKELAIQLSEADVAICTAQVPGKKAPKLIDENMLDDMRPGSVVVDLAVLSGGNCACSKPGETIVRKGVKIVGASNLPCSIPNHASSLYSRNLLSLLQPMFKEGKFLIDNDDELIAGSLISKDGVILKSEIIENGGTRS, encoded by the coding sequence TTGGTTAGTTTCTTAATTCCTTGCGAATCAGCTTTAGGGGAAACACGCGTTTCAGCTACTCCAGAGACTGTTAAAAAGTTTTTGGATTTGGGCTGTAAAGTTTTTTTTGAAAAAGGTGCAGGTGATTCTGCTGGCTTTCTAGATAATTATTATGTGAAGGCAGGGGCTGAATTAGTTGAAAAGGAAAATAATGAGGTAAAAAAATTAGTTGATATTGTTCTCTGCGTTCAACCTCCTGAAGAAGAATTTCTTTCACATTTAAAATTCGGCTCTTTTCTGGTCGGCTTGTTGGATCCTTATGGGAATAAAAAATTAGCCGAAATATTGAAATCCCAAAAAATTTCTGCAATATCTTTAGAGTTACTTCCGAGAATTAGCAGAGCTCAATCATCAGATGCATTATCTTCGCAAGCAAATATAGCTGGATATAAATCTGTACTTTTAGCTGCTAGTGCTCTTGATCGATATTTCCCAATGTTAATGACTGCTGCTGGTACTATTCAGCCTTCAAAAGTTGTTGTTTTAGGTGCTGGGGTAGCAGGACTTCAAGCTATTGCAACTGCTAAAAGACTAGGTGCTGTGGTTTATGTGAGTGATATTCGAGAGGCAGTAAAGGAGCAAGTTGAATCACTAGGAGCAAGATTTATTGAGCTTCCAAAGACTGATGAAACCCCATCAGAGTCAGGCGGATATGCAAAACAAGTTTCTGATGAATTTCTGATTGCACAAAGAAAAGAATTGGCAATTCAATTATCTGAAGCTGACGTGGCAATTTGTACTGCTCAGGTGCCCGGTAAAAAAGCTCCCAAACTTATTGATGAAAATATGTTGGATGATATGCGTCCTGGTTCGGTAGTGGTTGATCTTGCTGTGCTTAGTGGTGGTAATTGTGCATGTTCAAAACCAGGAGAAACTATTGTTAGAAAAGGGGTCAAGATTGTGGGTGCTTCTAATCTCCCTTGCTCAATACCAAATCATGCAAGTTCCTTATATTCGAGAAATTTATTATCTCTTCTTCAGCCAATGTTTAAAGAGGGTAAGTTTTTAATTGATAACGATGATGAGCTTATTGCTGGTTCTTTGATTAGTAAGGATGGAGTAATACTCAAATCAGAGATTATTGAGAATGGAGGAACTAGGTCATGA
- a CDS encoding EF-1 guanine nucleotide exchange domain-containing protein codes for MSLTAIECPDGVCHSHHGGHAVPRTAMQKNLQSHGKEWCERLAERIYEMSVDTFSQTVMPSLHSSGWQRKHLDWEFKLANKESEPDEALVEGIINATESFLRSSEVHRLFIQELVQGTFAEAKDDQLPSKAVRKVIENEIIVMIEGKKEELTNKIAKALEEEANGDFELAKNAAIEGINDVEKLLINHTEAV; via the coding sequence ATGAGCCTCACCGCGATCGAATGTCCTGATGGTGTTTGTCATAGCCATCACGGTGGGCATGCTGTTCCAAGAACAGCTATGCAAAAAAATCTGCAAAGTCATGGCAAAGAATGGTGTGAGCGATTAGCTGAACGAATTTACGAAATGTCTGTAGACACTTTTTCTCAAACAGTGATGCCAAGCCTTCATTCTTCTGGTTGGCAGAGGAAACATCTCGACTGGGAATTCAAACTGGCAAACAAAGAATCTGAACCAGACGAAGCATTGGTTGAAGGTATCATCAACGCTACTGAAAGTTTTTTAAGAAGTAGCGAGGTACATCGTCTATTTATTCAAGAACTTGTGCAAGGCACATTCGCAGAGGCTAAAGATGATCAATTGCCATCTAAAGCTGTTAGAAAAGTAATAGAGAATGAAATAATTGTAATGATTGAAGGCAAAAAAGAAGAATTAACCAATAAGATAGCAAAAGCCCTGGAAGAAGAAGCTAATGGTGATTTCGAATTAGCAAAAAATGCTGCGATTGAGGGTATTAATGATGTTGAAAAACTATTAATTAATCATACAGAAGCAGTTTAA
- the psbC gene encoding photosystem II reaction center protein CP43, with protein sequence METPFNSLLKAPNQSLEETGYAWYVGNARLINLSGRLLGAHIAHAGLIVFWAGAMMLFEVSHFTMDKPMWEQGLICMPHVAMFGYGIGPGGEVTDVWPFFIAGVIHLVASGILGFGGVFHSLAGPEKLEEDFPFFSTDWRDKNQMTNILGFHLVVLGVGALLWSINWMYIGGAYDTWAPGGGEVRLINPTLDPRIIFGYLLSTPWGGGGWMVGVNSMEDIVGGHVYLGVIEIIGGLFHIFTQPYGWARRAFIWNGEGLLSYALGGICVASFVASCFIWFNNTAYPSEFYGPTNAEASQAQSFTFLVRDQRIGANVGSTMGPTGLGKYLMRSPTGEIIFGGETMRFWDFRGPWLEPLRGPNGLSLEKIQNDIQPWQVRRAAEYMTHAPNASINSVGGIITEPNAVNFVNLRQWLAGAQFFLGWFTFVGHLWHAGRARAAAAGFEKGISRSQEPALSMPDLD encoded by the coding sequence GTGGAAACGCCCTTTAATAGTTTACTTAAAGCCCCTAATCAAAGTCTTGAAGAGACTGGTTACGCCTGGTATGTAGGAAATGCAAGGCTAATTAACCTTTCTGGAAGGCTATTAGGTGCTCACATTGCTCACGCAGGACTAATCGTGTTCTGGGCTGGCGCGATGATGCTTTTCGAAGTAAGTCACTTCACCATGGATAAACCCATGTGGGAACAAGGCTTAATTTGTATGCCTCACGTAGCCATGTTTGGATACGGCATTGGTCCAGGTGGAGAAGTCACAGATGTATGGCCCTTCTTCATTGCTGGTGTTATTCATTTAGTTGCATCTGGAATTCTTGGCTTTGGTGGTGTTTTTCACTCCCTTGCAGGTCCAGAGAAACTTGAAGAAGATTTCCCATTCTTCTCAACTGACTGGAGAGATAAAAACCAAATGACCAACATTCTTGGTTTTCATTTGGTTGTTCTAGGTGTTGGTGCTCTTCTATGGTCCATAAATTGGATGTACATAGGTGGTGCATATGACACTTGGGCTCCAGGTGGAGGAGAGGTTAGGTTGATCAACCCAACACTCGATCCAAGAATTATTTTTGGATATCTACTATCAACCCCTTGGGGTGGTGGTGGTTGGATGGTTGGTGTTAACTCAATGGAAGATATTGTCGGAGGACATGTTTACCTGGGAGTAATTGAAATAATCGGTGGTCTTTTCCATATCTTCACTCAGCCTTACGGTTGGGCAAGAAGAGCCTTTATCTGGAATGGTGAAGGACTTCTAAGTTATGCATTAGGTGGAATCTGTGTCGCAAGTTTTGTTGCCTCATGTTTTATCTGGTTTAACAACACCGCTTATCCATCTGAGTTCTACGGTCCTACAAACGCTGAAGCTTCTCAGGCCCAAAGTTTTACATTCCTAGTTCGAGACCAACGAATTGGAGCGAATGTAGGTTCAACGATGGGACCAACTGGTTTAGGTAAATACCTAATGCGTTCTCCTACTGGTGAAATCATCTTTGGTGGAGAGACTATGCGTTTTTGGGATTTCCGAGGACCATGGCTTGAGCCTCTTAGAGGACCAAATGGTCTCAGCCTTGAGAAGATTCAAAATGATATTCAGCCTTGGCAGGTGCGCCGTGCTGCTGAATACATGACACATGCTCCAAACGCTTCTATCAACTCTGTTGGTGGAATCATTACTGAGCCTAATGCTGTTAACTTTGTTAACTTGCGTCAATGGCTAGCAGGTGCTCAATTCTTCCTTGGTTGGTTTACTTTTGTAGGTCATCTTTGGCATGCTGGTCGTGCGAGAGCCGCTGCAGCTGGATTTGAAAAAGGTATCAGTCGTTCTCAAGAGCCTGCTCTTTCAATGCCTGATCTAGATTAG
- the infA gene encoding translation initiation factor IF-1, whose protein sequence is MIETSGVIEKEQGNGFYLVTLEQPAGHQCLCRAAGKLTKFRIKLLAGDKVLVEISPYDLTRGRITYRERNVGPGAGRQGGNRPGGPRKR, encoded by the coding sequence ATGATTGAAACATCTGGCGTGATTGAAAAAGAGCAAGGAAATGGATTCTATCTTGTAACTCTTGAACAGCCCGCTGGACATCAATGCTTGTGTAGGGCAGCAGGTAAATTGACAAAATTTAGAATAAAATTGCTCGCAGGAGATAAAGTTCTTGTTGAAATAAGTCCCTATGATTTAACAAGAGGTCGTATTACCTATAGAGAAAGAAATGTAGGTCCTGGAGCAGGAAGGCAAGGCGGTAATAGACCAGGAGGGCCAAGGAAAAGATAA
- the psbD gene encoding photosystem II D2 protein (photosystem q(a) protein): MTIAVGSATERGWFDALDDWLKRDRFVFVGWSGLLLFPTAFLAIGGWFTGTTFVSSWYTHGVASSYLEGCNFLTAAVSTPGDAMGHSLLFLWGPEAQGDLTRWFQLGGLWNFVALHGAFSLIGFMLRQFEIARLVGIRPYNALAFSAVIAVFTACFLIYPLGQHSWFFAPSFGVAAIFRFILFIQGFHNITLNPFHMMGVAGILGGALLCAIHGATVQNTLYEDSSQYSDGKAQSSTFRGFDPVQEEETYSFITANRFWSQIFGIAFSNKRFLHFLMLFVPVTGMWAASIGIVGLALNLRAYDFVSQEIRAAEDPEFETFYTKNILLNEGMRAWMSSVDQPHENFVFPEEVLPRGNAL; the protein is encoded by the coding sequence ATGACGATCGCTGTTGGAAGCGCAACAGAACGAGGTTGGTTTGACGCCCTCGATGACTGGTTAAAGCGCGACCGATTCGTATTTGTTGGTTGGTCTGGACTACTTCTCTTCCCTACAGCTTTCCTAGCTATTGGTGGATGGTTTACAGGTACAACCTTCGTTTCTTCCTGGTACACCCATGGTGTAGCCAGTTCTTACCTTGAGGGATGTAATTTCCTCACAGCCGCTGTTAGTACTCCTGGCGATGCCATGGGTCACAGTCTTCTATTCCTTTGGGGACCAGAAGCACAGGGTGATTTAACACGCTGGTTCCAGCTTGGTGGCCTATGGAATTTCGTTGCTCTGCACGGCGCATTTAGTCTTATTGGCTTCATGCTTCGTCAATTCGAAATTGCAAGACTAGTTGGTATCCGTCCATATAACGCTCTGGCTTTCTCAGCAGTTATTGCAGTATTTACTGCTTGCTTCCTTATCTATCCCTTAGGACAGCACAGTTGGTTTTTCGCTCCTTCATTTGGAGTTGCAGCAATATTCCGTTTTATTCTCTTCATACAAGGATTCCACAACATTACTCTCAACCCATTCCATATGATGGGAGTAGCAGGAATTCTTGGAGGTGCTCTACTTTGTGCTATTCACGGTGCAACAGTTCAGAACACCCTTTACGAAGATTCAAGTCAGTACTCTGACGGCAAAGCTCAGAGTTCTACCTTCAGAGGTTTTGATCCAGTTCAAGAAGAAGAAACTTACTCATTTATTACTGCAAACCGTTTCTGGAGCCAGATCTTCGGTATTGCTTTCTCAAATAAGCGTTTCCTTCACTTCTTGATGCTATTCGTGCCAGTAACAGGCATGTGGGCTGCATCAATTGGAATAGTCGGATTAGCTCTAAACCTTCGCGCTTACGATTTTGTCAGCCAAGAAATAAGAGCTGCTGAAGATCCTGAATTCGAAACTTTCTACACCAAAAATATCCTTCTTAATGAAGGTATGCGTGCATGGATGTCTTCTGTAGACCAGCCACACGAAAACTTTGTATTCCCTGAGGAGGTACTCCCACGTGGAAACGCCCTTTAA
- a CDS encoding NmrA family NAD(P)-binding protein, translating into MQVLVIGGTGTLGRQIAKNAIDAGHKVRCMVRKPKSASFLQEWGCELTRGNLINKEDIEYALDEVDAVIDAATSRPDDPRSVYEIDWDGKLNLYNACEEKNVKRVVFLSLFGAEKYRNIPLMDIKYCTEELLVSSSLDYTILQGVAFMQGVIGQFAIPILNNEPVWISGNPTDIAYMNTQDIARFAVAALDRPQTIKGRFPIVGPKAWSAKELVDLCEKFSEKRARVLKVSPTIISVAQSVVSFFEPTLNVAERLAFSELSGSGGKLDAPMDDTYVAFGLNQADSTTMEGYIKEYYGVILKRLKDIGVDLDIEEKKKFPI; encoded by the coding sequence ATGCAAGTTCTGGTGATTGGTGGCACAGGAACTCTTGGTCGCCAAATAGCCAAAAACGCCATAGATGCAGGGCACAAAGTGCGCTGTATGGTTAGAAAACCAAAATCTGCTTCATTTCTTCAAGAGTGGGGTTGTGAATTAACTCGTGGCAATTTAATAAACAAAGAAGATATTGAGTACGCTCTTGATGAGGTTGATGCCGTTATTGATGCAGCTACTAGCAGACCTGATGATCCCCGCAGCGTTTACGAAATAGATTGGGATGGAAAATTAAATTTATATAATGCGTGCGAAGAAAAAAATGTAAAAAGAGTTGTATTTCTATCTTTGTTTGGTGCAGAAAAGTATAGAAACATCCCTTTAATGGACATTAAATATTGTACTGAAGAATTATTGGTAAGTTCATCTTTGGACTACACCATCTTGCAAGGTGTTGCTTTCATGCAAGGGGTAATAGGTCAATTTGCTATTCCTATCTTAAATAATGAGCCAGTTTGGATAAGTGGAAATCCCACTGATATTGCTTATATGAATACGCAGGACATAGCTCGATTTGCTGTTGCAGCTTTAGACAGGCCCCAAACGATAAAAGGAAGATTCCCTATTGTTGGACCCAAAGCTTGGAGCGCTAAAGAATTAGTAGATTTATGTGAAAAGTTCAGTGAAAAAAGAGCAAGAGTACTAAAAGTTTCTCCAACAATAATTTCCGTTGCTCAATCAGTTGTATCGTTTTTTGAACCAACCTTAAATGTAGCCGAAAGGCTAGCTTTCTCTGAATTGAGCGGTAGTGGAGGTAAATTGGATGCACCCATGGATGATACTTATGTTGCTTTTGGCTTGAATCAAGCCGATTCAACAACTATGGAGGGGTATATAAAAGAGTATTACGGAGTCATATTGAAAAGGCTTAAAGATATTGGAGTTGATCTTGATATTGAAGAGAAAAAGAAATTCCCGATATGA
- the ilvN gene encoding acetolactate synthase small subunit: MKHTLSVLVEDESGALSRIAGLFARRGFNIDSLAVGPAEAKGISRLTMVVQGDESTLQQMTKQLNKLINVLEVLDLTTLPAVERELMLLKVSASSDNRGKILDLVQVFRAKVVDVSDNALTLEVVGDPGKLVALENLLKPYGILEIARTGKVALKRASGVNTEMLKAKK; encoded by the coding sequence ATGAAGCACACACTTTCAGTTTTAGTTGAAGATGAATCTGGAGCATTAAGCAGGATTGCAGGCCTTTTTGCAAGGAGAGGATTTAATATTGATAGCTTGGCTGTTGGCCCAGCAGAAGCAAAAGGAATCTCTAGATTAACAATGGTTGTTCAAGGGGACGAATCAACACTTCAACAAATGACTAAACAACTTAACAAATTAATAAATGTTTTAGAAGTTCTTGATTTAACCACTTTACCAGCTGTGGAAAGAGAATTAATGCTCTTAAAGGTCTCTGCATCATCAGATAATAGAGGAAAAATCTTAGATCTTGTTCAAGTTTTTAGAGCAAAAGTTGTAGATGTTTCTGATAATGCTTTGACACTTGAAGTTGTTGGAGATCCAGGCAAACTTGTTGCTCTAGAAAACTTATTGAAACCTTATGGAATTTTAGAAATAGCCAGGACTGGAAAAGTTGCGCTTAAAAGAGCCTCAGGAGTTAACACTGAAATGTTAAAAGCTAAAAAATAA
- a CDS encoding alpha/beta fold hydrolase, with product MQSNIFNKDPFVESPDWGESKYWRYKDLRVHFRVTGNESNPPIVLIHGFGASSDHWRNNAEVFASEGFRVFGIDLIGFGKSEQNLQGKVEYLENQFWANQLASFLDEIVDIKNNGKVILIGNSLGALTAITTLSERPELIKTIIAAPIPEPVFINPIKFSFPSWLIKVKTFLIKIVFHLFPLKTLINLISRTKLITFALQSAYFRSISNDTPLKRIVTVPARRINASKALRAMCIGMSNRPNSAKGPSIIQKIKNLQNRPPILLIWGKQDKLIPIFLAKKLIKLHPWLKLSVINEAGHCLHDESPQHFNQIVLKWLKNLKTSK from the coding sequence ATGCAGTCAAATATTTTTAACAAAGACCCTTTCGTTGAATCCCCTGACTGGGGTGAATCTAAATATTGGCGCTACAAAGATCTTAGGGTTCACTTCAGAGTGACTGGAAATGAATCTAATCCTCCCATTGTTCTAATTCATGGGTTTGGAGCCAGCAGCGATCACTGGAGAAATAATGCAGAAGTATTTGCTTCAGAAGGTTTTAGGGTCTTTGGAATAGATTTAATAGGTTTTGGGAAATCAGAGCAAAATCTTCAAGGAAAAGTAGAGTATTTAGAGAATCAATTTTGGGCAAATCAATTAGCTTCTTTTCTTGATGAAATTGTAGATATTAAAAATAACGGTAAGGTTATATTAATTGGGAACTCCTTGGGAGCTTTAACAGCAATCACAACCCTCTCTGAGAGACCTGAGTTAATAAAAACAATTATTGCAGCGCCAATACCAGAGCCAGTTTTTATTAATCCAATTAAATTTTCTTTTCCAAGTTGGCTAATAAAAGTTAAAACTTTTTTGATAAAAATTGTTTTTCATTTATTTCCACTTAAGACATTAATAAATTTAATATCAAGAACAAAATTAATTACTTTTGCGCTTCAAAGCGCTTATTTTCGTTCAATTTCAAATGATACGCCATTAAAGAGGATAGTTACAGTCCCTGCGAGGAGAATCAATGCCTCCAAAGCTCTTAGAGCTATGTGCATTGGAATGAGCAATAGACCCAATTCTGCAAAAGGTCCATCTATCATTCAAAAGATTAAAAACCTTCAAAATCGCCCGCCAATTTTATTAATTTGGGGCAAACAGGATAAATTGATACCAATATTTTTAGCAAAAAAACTAATAAAGCTCCATCCTTGGCTTAAATTATCTGTAATTAATGAAGCAGGGCATTGCCTCCACGATGAATCACCTCAACATTTCAATCAAATTGTTCTGAAATGGCTGAAAAACTTAAAAACTTCTAAGTAA
- the petM gene encoding cytochrome b6-f complex subunit PetM encodes MASEIFGIAAVFWVLIPVGLLGGVLLLKLQGD; translated from the coding sequence ATGGCCTCAGAAATTTTTGGAATCGCTGCAGTCTTTTGGGTTTTAATTCCCGTTGGGCTTTTAGGAGGAGTACTTCTTTTGAAACTTCAAGGTGATTAA
- the trxB gene encoding thioredoxin-disulfide reductase encodes MPAEKKKLKTENLVIVGSGPAGYTAAIYAARANLQPLLITGFKKGGIPGGQLMTTTFVENFPGFPNGVQGPELMDLIKAQAVRWGTKLIEEDAISIDLSKRPFSIVTSTENIKSNSLIISTGASANRLGLKNEKSFWSKGISACAICDGATPQFRNEELAVVGGGDSACEEAEYLTKYGSHVHLLVRSKKLRASAAMADRVKANSNISIHWETELLDVLGNEWLEKLKVKRRNTNQEDEISAKGLFYAIGHTPNTSLFINQLNTDSKGYLLTEPGRPETSLEGVYAAGDVADSEWRQGVTAAGSGCKAALAAERWLTKNNLATLIKRDELEPSKAESTKTLEVSNEKNFDPEKTWQKGSYALRKLYHETQKPLFVIYTSSSCGPCHILKPQLHRVLNESNGKAIGVEIDIENDQDIAKQAEVSGTPTVHLFKNKELKKQWKGVKARSEYKSALDELVN; translated from the coding sequence ATGCCAGCCGAGAAAAAAAAATTAAAAACTGAGAATTTAGTAATTGTAGGCTCAGGACCCGCTGGATATACCGCTGCTATATATGCTGCAAGAGCGAATCTTCAGCCATTACTTATTACTGGTTTTAAAAAAGGTGGAATCCCTGGTGGTCAATTAATGACGACAACATTTGTAGAAAATTTTCCAGGGTTTCCTAATGGAGTTCAAGGACCAGAATTGATGGATTTAATCAAAGCTCAAGCTGTTAGATGGGGGACAAAATTAATTGAAGAAGATGCCATATCAATTGATCTAAGCAAAAGACCCTTCTCTATTGTTACTTCCACTGAAAATATTAAATCAAACTCATTAATCATCTCCACTGGAGCAAGCGCCAATCGTCTAGGCCTTAAAAACGAGAAGTCATTCTGGAGCAAAGGTATTAGTGCCTGTGCAATTTGCGATGGAGCAACTCCTCAATTTAGGAACGAAGAATTAGCAGTAGTTGGAGGAGGGGACTCAGCCTGTGAAGAAGCTGAATATCTAACTAAATATGGTAGCCATGTACATTTATTAGTCAGATCAAAAAAGTTAAGGGCTTCTGCTGCAATGGCCGATCGAGTAAAAGCCAATTCCAACATTTCTATTCATTGGGAGACTGAGCTTTTAGATGTTTTAGGTAATGAATGGTTGGAGAAATTAAAAGTTAAAAGAAGAAATACTAACCAGGAAGATGAAATTTCAGCTAAGGGGCTTTTTTACGCAATTGGTCATACTCCTAATACGTCTTTATTCATTAATCAGTTAAATACAGATTCAAAAGGTTACTTACTAACCGAACCTGGAAGACCAGAGACTTCGCTAGAAGGTGTTTACGCGGCTGGAGATGTTGCCGATTCGGAATGGCGTCAAGGCGTTACAGCCGCAGGCAGTGGTTGCAAAGCAGCTCTAGCCGCTGAAAGATGGCTAACAAAAAATAACCTTGCAACTCTTATCAAACGAGATGAATTAGAACCATCAAAGGCAGAGTCGACAAAAACCTTAGAAGTAAGTAATGAGAAAAATTTTGATCCCGAGAAAACTTGGCAAAAGGGAAGTTATGCACTGAGAAAGTTGTACCACGAGACCCAAAAACCACTTTTCGTAATATATACATCTAGTAGTTGTGGGCCTTGCCACATACTCAAGCCACAACTTCACAGAGTTCTTAACGAATCAAATGGGAAAGCAATAGGTGTTGAGATTGACATTGAGAACGATCAAGACATAGCAAAACAAGCAGAAGTTAGCGGAACTCCAACAGTACATCTTTTCAAAAATAAGGAATTAAAAAAACAATGGAAAGGTGTCAAAGCAAGAAGTGAATATAAATCCGCGTTAGATGAACTAGTGAATTAG